A stretch of Lathyrus oleraceus cultivar Zhongwan6 chromosome 6, CAAS_Psat_ZW6_1.0, whole genome shotgun sequence DNA encodes these proteins:
- the LOC127098102 gene encoding uncharacterized protein LOC127098102 translates to MASSSSTKVSMKLLIDTKNQKVLFAEASKSVIDFLFNLLCLPIGTVVKLLSANDMVGSLGNLYQSVENLNQEYMQPFQTKDVLLNPKFQSSSTEISGFLTKNDDNEDDEQEPKLYMCSKKCNFQVTYDNTTRCPGRPGYPCGGYMNIEVRYFGNKNVEEKKVFSNIKSGFVKDVITFMVMDDLVIQPMSTISSITLLNKFNVKDIGSLQEKVVKMGMDEGIKLLKASLQSKMVLTSVFIKKT, encoded by the exons ATGGCTTCTTCTTCATCCACCAAAGTCTCCATGAAACTTCTTATCGACACAAAGAATCAGAAAGTTCTTTTTGCCGAAGCTTCAAAATCTGTTATAGATTTTCTCTTCAACTTGCTATGCTTACCTATTGGTACTGTTGTTAAGCTTTTAAGTGCGAATGACATGGTAGGCAGCTTAGGAAATCTGTACCAGAGCGTTGAAAATCTCAACCAGGAATACATGCAACCATTTCAAACAAAAGATGTTCTCTTAAACCCAAAATTTCAAAGCTCTTCCACTGAAATCTCTGGCTTCCTTACCAAGAATGATGACAATGAAGACGATGAGCAAGAACCTAAGTTATACATGTGCTCAAAAAAATGTAATTTTCAGGTGACATATGACAACACTACTCGATGTCCCGGCCGTCCTGGGTATCCTTGCGGCGGTTATATGAACATTGAAGTACGATATTTTGGAAATAAGAATGTTGAGGAAAAGAAAGTTTTTTCCAATATCAAGAGTGGTTTTGTGAAGGATGTTATTACATTTATGGTGATGGATGATTTGGTGATTCAGCCAATGTCAACAATTTCAAGCATCACACTGTTGAACAAGTTCAATGTCAAGGACATTGGTTCCTTGCAAGAAAAGGTGGTTAAGATGGGGATGGACGAG GGTATCAAGCTGCTCAAGGCTTCACTACAATCTAAGATGGTCTTGACCAGTGTTTTCATCAAGAAAACATAA